A region of the Blattabacterium cuenoti genome:
AGAATTTTCAAATCAATTGGGATAGAAGTTATAGATATAGCCAAAAGAATGATGGATTATGGATTTCATGCTCCTACTATATCTTTTCCTGTAGAAGGATGTATGATGATAGAACCTACGGAAAGTGAATCTAAAGAAGAATTAGATCGTTTTATTGAAACCCTTATAAACATACGTCAAGAAATTCATGAAATTGAAGAAGGGAAATTTTCTGAAAAAGAAAATGTATTAAAAAATGCTCCACATAGTTTAGATTTATTAACAGACAACCAATGGGTTTATCCTTATACTAGAGAAAAAGCAGCTTATCCATTGAATTGGGTAAAAGAGAGAAAGTTTTGGCCCTCTATTAGTAGAATCGATGATGGATACGGAGATAGGAATCTAATTTGTAGATGTACTTAGTCTAGAATGTTTTTAATTTAGAATATGGAGTGACATTCATGGAATCGAATATATTTTTTTCGTATTTAAGTAGTCCAGTGATGGCTATCATAGCTCCATTATCTGTAGAATATTCCTTTTTGGGAAGAAAAATTTCTAGTTTTTTGTCTCTTTTTGCAAAAAGAATAAAATGTCGTCTAATCTCATTATTAGCAGAAACTCCTCCTGCTAAAGCTACTCTAAAAATTCCTGTTTTTAAGGTAGCTTTTAACACTTTTTCCAAAAGAATTTCGGCTATAATATTCTGTACTGAAGCACACAAATCGGATAAATTTTTTTTTACAAAAAAGGAATCTTTTTGTAATTTATTGTTTATAAACTGTAATACCTGGCTTTTCAAACCACTAAAACTAAAATTTAATCCTTTTACTGAGGGTTTAGAAAACCTAAATTTTTTAGAATATCCATTGATAGAAAAATGATCTAATAAAGGACCTCCAGGATAAGAAAATCCTAAAATTCTAGCTATTTTATCAAAAGCGTCTCCTACGGAATCATCTAAGGTCGATCCTAATATTTCCATTTGAAAAAAATCGTTAACTCTTACTATTAAAGTATGTCCTCCACTAATCATTAAACATAAAAAAGGAAATTTAGGATAAGTATTATTCATATTAGCTTTTTGTATAAAATGCGAAAGGATATGTGCTTGTACGTGATTGACAGTTAATAAAGGAATTTTTAATCCCATTGATAAAGATTTTGCAAAAGAAGTACCTACTAATAAAGGACCTATTAGTCCTGGACCTAGCGTAAAAGATACAGCATCAATTTGATTTTTATTTATCCTTGCATAGGATATAGATTTATTTACAGCTAAAATGAGAGATTTCTCATGTAATCTTGAAGCTATTTCTGGGACGACTCCTCCATATTGTTTATGAATTTTTTGACGAATTATAACA
Encoded here:
- the tsaD gene encoding tRNA (adenosine(37)-N6)-threonylcarbamoyltransferase complex transferase subunit TsaD translates to MKKKLIVIGIESSCDDTAVSIIKNRCVLSNVIIRQKIHKQYGGVVPEIASRLHEKSLILAVNKSISYARINKNQIDAVSFTLGPGLIGPLLVGTSFAKSLSMGLKIPLLTVNHVQAHILSHFIQKANMNNTYPKFPFLCLMISGGHTLIVRVNDFFQMEILGSTLDDSVGDAFDKIARILGFSYPGGPLLDHFSINGYSKKFRFSKPSVKGLNFSFSGLKSQVLQFINNKLQKDSFFVKKNLSDLCASVQNIIAEILLEKVLKATLKTGIFRVALAGGVSANNEIRRHFILFAKRDKKLEIFLPKKEYSTDNGAMIAITGLLKYEKNIFDSMNVTPYSKLKTF